A part of bacterium genomic DNA contains:
- a CDS encoding protein tyrosine phosphatase family protein produces the protein MKIRIQKSIALFICFFFISCKINEPSTEKAYEKRFSQRINLAGIDNMAKINQNLYRGAQPTEEGFAGLKKLGIKTIINLRSSDSNEEEWCKKQGLRYYHLKMSPFEAPEPVQVKYFFQIVNEPKNQPVFFHCQLGRDRTGMMAALYRIIYDDWSNSEALSEMDYFGFQIILDELRRYVKDFDKNLLREPSYRQGK, from the coding sequence ATGAAGATAAGAATACAAAAATCAATTGCTCTATTCATCTGTTTCTTTTTTATAAGCTGTAAGATAAATGAGCCATCCACAGAGAAGGCTTACGAAAAAAGGTTTAGCCAGAGGATAAACCTTGCAGGAATAGATAATATGGCTAAAATTAACCAAAATCTTTACCGTGGCGCCCAACCAACAGAGGAGGGGTTTGCTGGTCTTAAAAAATTAGGGATTAAAACAATTATTAACCTGAGATCTTCTGATAGTAATGAAGAAGAATGGTGCAAAAAGCAGGGATTGAGGTATTATCATTTGAAAATGAGCCCATTTGAAGCCCCTGAGCCTGTTCAAGTAAAATATTTCTTTCAGATTGTTAATGAGCCAAAAAATCAGCCTGTTTTCTTCCATTGCCAATTGGGAAGGGATCGTACAGGAATGATGGCGGCTTTGTATAGAATTATTTATGATGATTGGAGCAATAGCGAGGCATTATCAGAAATGGATTATTTTGGCTTTCAGATTATATTAGATGAATTAAGGAGATATGTTAAGGATTTTGATAAGAATCTATTGAGAGAGCCTTCTTATAGACAAGGTAAATGA